A stretch of Mus musculus strain C57BL/6J chromosome 19, GRCm38.p6 C57BL/6J DNA encodes these proteins:
- the Pcnx3 gene encoding pecanex-like protein 3 isoform X4 has translation MGSQVLQILRQGVWASLTGGWFFDPHQSTFSNCFHLYVWIFLLIFPFLLYMVLPPSLMVAGVYCLVVAVIFATIKTVNYRLHAMFDQGEIVEKRNSTMGEQEEEAAQGESSLPRDPGVEMTVFRKVSSTPPVRCSSQHSVFGFNQVSELLPRMEDSGPLRDIKELVREQGSNNVIVTSADREMLKLSSQEKLIGDLPQTPPGVVPDPSLPSTDSSERSPMAGDGVPWGGSGVADTPMSPLLKGSLSQELSKSFLTLTRPDRALVRTSSRREQCRGTGGYQPLDRRGSGDPMPQKAGSSDSCFSGTDRETLSSFKSEKTNSTHLDSPPGGHAPEGSDTDPPSEAELPASPDAGVPSDDTLRSFDTVIGAGTPPGQTEPLLVVRPKDLALLRPSKRRPPMRGHSPPGRTPRRPLLEGSGFFEDEDTSEGSELSPASSLRSQRRYSTDSSSSTSCYSPESSQGAAGGPRKRRAPHGAEEGTAVPPKRPYGTQRTPSTASAKTHARVLSMDGAGGDVLRAPLAGSKAELEAQPGMELAAGEPAVLPPEARRGPAANQPGWRGELQEEGAVGGAPEETGQRECTSNVRRAQAIRRRHNAGSNPTPPASVMGSPPSLQEAQRGRAASHSRALTLPSALHFASSLLLTRAGPNVHEASNFDDTSEGAVHYFYDESGVRRSYTFGLAGGGYENPVSQPGEQAANGAWDRHSHSSSFHSADVPEATGGLNLLQPRPVVLQGMQVRRVPLEIPEDSLHESQEQTLMEEAPPRAQHSYKYWFLPGRWTSVRYERLALLALLDRTRGVMENIFGVGLSSLVAFLGYLLLLKGFFTDIWVFQFCLVIASCQYSLLKSVQPDAASPMHGHNWVIAYSRPVYFCICCLLIWLLDALGTAQPFPPVSLYGLTLFSASFFFCARDVATVFTLCFPFVFLLGLLPQVNTCLMYLLEQIDMHGFGGTAATSPLTAVFSLTRSLLAAALLYGFCLGAIKTPWPEQHVPVLFSVFCGLLVAMSYHLSRQSSDPTVLWSLVRSKLFPELEERSLETARVEPPDPLPEKMRQSVREVLHSDLVMCVVIAVLTFAVSASTVFIALKSVLGFVLYALAGAVGFFTHYLLPQLRKQLPWFCLSQPVLKPLEYSQYEVRGAAQVMWFEKLYAGLQCAEKYLIYPAVVLNALTVDAHTVVSHPDKFCLYCRALLMTVAGLKLLRSAFCCPPQQYLTLAFTVLLFHFDYPRLSQGFLLDYFLMSLLCSKLWDLLYKLRFVLTYIAPWQITWGSAFHAFAQPFAVPHSAMLFLQALLSGLFSTPLNPLLGSAVFIMSYARPLKFWERDYNTKRVDHSNTRLVTQLDRNPGADDNNLNSIFYEHLTRSLQHTLCGDLVLGRWGNYGPGDCFVLASDYLNALVHLIEVGNGLITFQLRGLEFRGTYCQQREVEAITEGVEEDEGCCCCEPGHLPRVLSFNAAFGQRWLAWEVTASKYVLEGYSISDNNAASMLQVFDLRKILVTYYVKSIIYYVSRSPKLETWLNHEGIAAALRPVRALGYADSDPTFSLSVDEDYDLRLSGLSLPSFCAVHLEWIQYCASRRSQPVDQDWNSPLVTLCFGLCVLGRRALGTASHSMSASLEPFLYGLHALFKGDFRITSPRDEWVFADMDLLHRVVAPGVRMALKLHQDHFTSPDEYEEPAALYDAIAANEERLVISHEGDPAWRSAILSNTPSLLALRHVMDDASDEYKIIMLNRRHLSFRVIKVNRECVRGLWAGQQQELVFLRNRNPERGSIQNAKQALRNMINSSCDQPLGYPIYVSPLTTSLAGSHPQLRALWGGPVSLGAIARWLLRSWERLHKGCGAGCNSGGNVDDSDCGGGGGLTSLSNHPPLAHPTPENAAGSSEQPLPPGPSWGPRPSLSGSGDGRPPPLLQWPPPRLPGPPPASPAPTEGPRPSRPSGPALLNSEGPSGKWSLGGRKGLGGPDGEPASGSPKGGTPKSQAPLDLSLSPDVSSEASPARTTQDLPCLDSSIPEGCTPSGAPGDWPVPAEERESPAAQPLLEHQY, from the exons ATGGGGTCTCAGGTGTTGCAGATCCTGCGCCAGGGGGTGTGGGCCTCGCTCACTGGGGGATGGTTCTTCGATCCGCATCAGAGCACCTTCTCCAACTGCTTCCATCTCTATGTCTGGATCTTCTTGCTCATCTTTCCCTTCTTGCTGTACATG GTCCTGCCCCCCAGCCTGATGGTGGCTGGAGTGTACTGCCTGGTGGTAGCTGTCATCTTTGCTACCATCAAGACTGTGAACTATCGCCTGCATGCCATGTTCGACCAGGGCGAGATTGTGGAGAAACGCAACTCTACCATGGGGGAGCAGGAAGAAGAGGCTGCCCAGGGGGAGAGCAGTCTCCCAAG GGACCCTGGTGTGGAGATGACGGTGTTCCGGAAGGTGAGCTCCACGCCCCCTGTACGCTGCAGTTCCCAGCATTCTGTGTTTGGCTTCAACCAGGTTTCG GAGTTGCTGCCCCGGATGGAGGATTCTGGGCCCCTCAGAG ACATCAAGGAGCTGGTACGGGAACAGGGCAGCAACAACGTGATCGTGACCTCTGCCGATCGAGAAATGCTGAAGCTCAGCTCCCAAGAGAAACTGA TTGGAGACCTTCCCCAGACACCTCCAGGGGTTGTTCCAGACCCCTCTCTCCCCAGTACGGATTCTTCCGAGCGTTCTCCCATGGCTGGAGATGGTGTCCCCTGGGGTGGGAGCGGTGTGGCTGACACTCCCATGAGCCCTTTACTGAAAGGGAGCCTCAGCCAGGAGCTAAGCAAGAGCTTTCTGACCCTGACCCGGCCTGACCGGGCCCTAGTGAGGACCAGTAGTCGGCGGGAACAATGTCGGGGAACTGGAGGCTACCAGCCCCTGGACCGGAGGGGCTCAGGTGACCCCATGCCCCAGAAAGCTGGCTCTTCGGATTCCTGCTTCAGTGGCACTGACAGGGAGACTCTGAGCAGCTTCAAGAGTGAGAAGACTAACTCTACACACCTCGACAGTCCCCCTGGTGGGCATGCTCCCGAGGGCAGCGACACAGACCCTCCTTCTGAGGCTGAGCTGCCTGCCTCCCCAGATGCTGGGGTCCCCTCAGATGACACACTTCGTTCCTTTGACACAGTCATTGGAGCAGGGACACCACCGGGCCAAACGGAGCCGCTCCTGGTTGTGCGGCCCAAGGACTTGGCCCTGCTTCGGCCTAGCAAGCGGCGGCCCCCCATGCGAGGACATTCCCCACCTGGTCGTACCCCAAGACGGCCCTTGCTTGAGGGCTCAGGCTTCTTTGAAGATGAAGATACCAGTGAAGGTAGTGAGCTGAGTCCAGCATCCAGTCTCCGGTCTCAGCGCCGCTATAGCACTGATAGCTCCTCGTCTACTTCTTGCTACTCCCCCGAGAGCTCCCAGGGTGCAGCAGGGGGTCCTCGGAAGCGGCGGGCCCCTCATGGGGCCGAAGAAGGAACTGCTGTGCCCCCTAAGCGACCCTATGGGACCCAGCGGACGCCCAGTACTGCCAGTGCCAAAACTCATGCCCGTGTGTTGAGCATGGATGGGGCAGGGGGTGATGTCTTACGGGCACCCCTGGCGGGCTCCAAGGCTGAGCTGGAGGCCCAGCCAGGAATGGAGCTGGCTGCTGGTGAGCCTGCTGTGTTGCCTCCTGAAGCCCGGAGGGGACCCGCTGCCAACCAGCCTGGCTGGCGGGGGGAGCTGCAGGAGGAAGGTGCTGTAGGGGGAG CACCTGAGGAAACAGGTCAGCGGGAATGCACAAGCAATGTGAGGAGAGCTCAAGCTATCCGGAGACGACACAATGCAGGCAGCAACCCTACGCCTCCAGCCTCTGTCATGGGCTCACCACCTAG CCTGCAGGAGGCTCAGCGGGGCCGGGCTGCTTCCCACTCCAGGGCACTGACTCTGCCCTCCGCTCTGCACTTTGCCTCTTCCCTGTTGCTCACCCGAGCTGGCCCCAACGTCCATGAAGCCAGCAATTTTGATGACACCTCTGAGGGTGCTGTGCACTATTTCTACGACGAGAGTG GTGTACGACGGTCGTATACCTTTGGCCTAGCTGGAGGTGGCTACGAGAACCCTGTGAGTCAGCCAGGCGAGCAGGCAGCCAATGGAGCCTG GGACCGTCACTCACATTCCTCCAGCTTCCACTCAGCTGATGTGCCTGAAGCCACGGGAGGCTTGAACCTGTTGCAGCCAAGGCCAGTAGTTCTTCAGGGTATGCAGGTGCGCAGGGTGCCCCTGGAAATCCCAGAG GACTCCCTGCACGAATCCCAGGAGCAGACACTGATGGAGGAGGCACCACCCCGGGCCCAGCACAGCTACAAGTACTGGTTTCTTCCTGGCCGTTGGACCTCTGTGCGCTACGAACGGCTGGCCCTGCTAGCTCTGTTGGACCG GACACGTGGGGTAATGGAGAACATTTTCGGTGTTGGATTGAGCAGCCTGGTTGCCTTCCTGGGATACCTGTTGCTGCTCAAGGGCTTCTTCACTGACATCTGGGTCTTCCAGTTCTGTCTGGTCATCGCCTCCTGTCAGTACTCCCTGCTCAAG AGCGTGCAGCCTGATGCAGCATCCCCAATGCAC GGCCACAACTGGGTGATTGCATACAGCCGGCCTGTCTACTTCTGTATCTGCTGTCTACTCATCTGGCTGCTGGATGCCCTGGGGACCGCTCAGCCCTTCCCACCTGTCTCTCTGTACGGCCTCACactcttctctgcctctttcttcttttgtgccCGAGATGTGGCCACTG TGTTCACCTTATGCTTTCCGTTCGTCTTCCTCCTGGGCCTCCTGCCCCAGGTCAACACCTGCCTCATGTACCTCCTGGAGCAGATAGACATGCATGGCTTTGGAGGCACAG CTGCCACCAGCCCACTCACTGCGGTCTTCAGCCTCACGCGAAGCCTGCTGGCTGCTGCCCTGCTTTATGGCTTCTGCCTTGGGGCCATCAAG ACACCTTGGCCAGAGCAGCACGTCCCTGTCCTCTTCTCAGTCTTCTGTGGCCTCCTGGTGGCAATGTCCTACCATCTGAGCCGGCAGAGCAGCGACCCCACCGTTCTCTG GTCTCTAGTCCGGAGTAAACTCTTCCCTGAGCTAGAGGAGCGGAGCCTAGAGACAGCCCGGGTCGAACCCCCAGACCCACTGCCAGAGAAGATGCGTCAGTCAGTG CGGGAAGTCTTGCACTCCGACCTGGTGATGTGTGTGGTGATCGCCGTGCTCACCTTTGCCGTCAGTGCCAGCACCGTCTTCATTGCCCTGAAG TCAGTTCTGGGCTTCGTGTTATATGCGCTGGCAGGAGCCGTGGGCTTCTTCACGCATTACCTGCTGCCACAGCTGCGCAAACAGCTCCCCTGGTTCTGCCTCTCACAGCCTGTGCTGAAGCCACTGGAGTATAGCCAGTATGAAGTGCGAG GCGCTGCCCAGGTGATGTGGTTTGAGAAGCTCTACGCTGGCCTGCAGTGTGCTGAGAAGTACCTCATCTACCCTGCCGTGGTCCTCAACGCTCTCACAGTGGACGCCCACACAGTCGTCAGCCACCCAGACAAATTCTGCCTCTA CTGCCGGGCCTTGCTGATGACTGTGGCGGGGCTGAAGCTGCTGCGCTCGGCCTTCTGTTGCCCACCCCAGCAGTACCTGACCTTGGCCTTCACTGTCCTCCTCTTCCACTTCGACTACCCGAGGCTCTCACAGGGCTTCCTGCTTGACTACTTCCTCATGTCTCTGCTCTGCAGCAAG CTTTGGGACCTGCTGTACAAGCTGCGTTTTGTACTGACCTACATTGCACCATGGCAGATCACCTGGGGCTCAGCCTTCCATGCCTTTGCCCAGCCCTTCGCTGTACCAC ACTCAGCTATGCTGTTCCTTCAGGCCCTGCTCTCAGGGCTCTTTTCTACCCCACTCAACCCCCTGCTGGGCAGCGCAGTCTTCATCATGTCCTACGCAAGGCCCCTCAAGTTCTGGGAGAGGGACTACAA CACTAAACGTGTGGACCATTCTAACACTCGCCTAGTGACACAGCTGGACCGGAACCCAG GCGCTGATGACAACAACCTCAACTCCATCTTCTATGAGCACTTGACACGCTCGCTGCAGCACACGCTGTGTGGGGATCTGGTGCTGGGCCGCTGGGGCAATTATGGCCCTGGAGACTGCTTTGTCCTGGCCTCTGACTACCTCAACGCGCTAGTGCACCTCATTGAGGTTGGCAATGGCCTCATCACCTTCCAGCTTCGTGGCCTTGAGTTCCGGG GCACATACTGCCAGCAGCGTGAGGTGGAGGCCATCACGGAAGGTGTGGAGGAAGACGAGGGCTGCTGTTGCTGTGAGCCTGGTCACCTGCCCCGGGTCCTGTCCTTCAATGCTGCCTTTGGGCAGCGCTGGCTGGCCTGGGAGGTGACAGCCAGCAAGTACGTGCTGGAAGGCTACAGCATCAGTGACAACAACGCAGCCTCCATGCTGCAGGTGTTTGACCTCCGCAAGATCCTCGTCACTTACTATGTCAAG AGCATCATCTACTATGTGAGCCGCTCTCCAAAGCTAGAGACCTGGCTGAACCATGAGGGCATCGCCGCTGCCCTCCGGCCTGTGCGAGCCCTTGGTTACGCAGACTCGGACCCCACCTTCTCACTGAGTGTTGACGAGGACTACGACCTCCGGTTGTCTGGCCTCTCCCTGCCATCCTTCTGCGCTGTCCACCTCGAGTGGATCCAGTACTGTGCCTCTCGGCGCAGCCAG CCCGTGGACCAGGACTGGAATTCACCGTTGGTTACACTGTGCTTTGGCCTGTGTGTGCTGGGTCGCCGGGCCCTGGGAACAGCGTCACACAGTATGTCTGCCAG CCTGGAGCCCTTCCTCTATGGCCTGCACGCCCTGTTCAAGGGGGACTTCCGCATCACCTCTCCCCGTGACGAGTGGGTCTTTGCCGACATGGATCTGCTTCACCGAGTGGTAGCCCCTGGGGTTCGCATGGCCCTCAAGCTTCACCAG GACCATTTCACATCTCCTGATGAGTATGAGGAACCAGCAGCCCTGTATGACGCCATCGCGGCCAATGAGGAGCGGCTAGTCATCTCACATGAGGGGGACCCTGCCTGGCGCAGTGCCATCCTCAGCAACACCCCCTCCCTGCTGGCGCTGCGCCATGTCATGGACGACGCTTCTGACGAGTACAAGATCATCATGCTCAACAGGCGCCACCTCAGCTTCCGAGTCATCAAG GTAAACCGAGAGTGTGTGCGTGGGCTGTGGGCTGGGCAGCAACAAGAGCTGGTGTTCCTGCGCAACCGCAACCCTGAGCGCGGCAGCATCCAGAATGCCAAGCAGGCACTCCGCAACATGATCAATTCCTCCTGCGACCAGCCACTGGGATATCCCATCTACGTGTCACCTCTTACCACATCTCTGGCTGGTAGCCACCCCCAACTGCGGGCGCTGTGGGGTGGTCCTGTCAGCCTGGGTGCCATTGCCCGATGGCTCTTGCGCAGCTGGGAGAg ACTTCATAAGGGCTGTGGCGCTGGCTGTAATAGCGGAGGGAATGTGGATGACTCGGACTGTGGTGGGGGTGGCGGCCTGACCTCCCTCAGCAATCATCCGCCCTTGGCACACCCTACGCCTGAAAATGCAGCAG GCAGCAGTGAGCAGCCCCTCCCACCAGGTCCTAGCTGGGGACCACGGCCTTCCCTCAGTGGCTCTGGTGATGGGCGGCCCCCTCCTCTGCTGCAGTGGCCTCCCCCTCGGCTCCCTGGACCACCCCCTGCTTCACCTGCTCCCACTGAGGGTCCCCGGCCCTCAAGACCTTCTGGCCCTGCTCTCCTCAATTCTGAGGGACCCAGTGGGAAGTGGAGTCTGGGGGGTCGGAAGGGACTGGGAGGACCTGATGGGGAGCCAGCCTCAGGGAGCCCCAAAGGAGGCACCCCCAAATCTCAG GCCCCTCTAGACCTCAGCCTCAGTCCTGATGTCAGCTCTGAGGCCTCACCTGCCAGAACCACCCAGGACCTTCCTTGCTTGGACAGCAGTATTCCTGAGGGTTGCACACCCTCCGGTGCCCCAGGTGACTGGCCTGTCCCTGCTGAGGAACGCGAGAGCCCGGCTGCCCAGCCCTTGCTGGAGCATCAGTACTGA